The following proteins are co-located in the Acinetobacter sp. NCu2D-2 genome:
- a CDS encoding esterase/lipase family protein encodes MLLTASLILSSGFFNAQASEATQVTAKATSTYAKTKYPIVFTHGMAGFIRVGTDQFGLDYWYQILPDLARNGANVWATRVSPFNLTEIRGEQLLQQVEDIRAVTGAAKVNLIGHSHGGPTIRYVAGVKPQYVASLTGVGATNKGSPVSDLILTIRDIAPVLETPVTTVVNGLSKAITWAQGLDPNSYPHDSLASANSLSTQGSAQFAKQYPLGMPTTQCGEGKALDGGIYHYSFTGVGTVTNLLDVDSILKATSLLIDGGRDNDGLVPCCSAKFGKTIRDNYNWNHLDEVNQVLGLKALFAPDPVDVYRQHANRL; translated from the coding sequence ATATTGCTTACTGCAAGCTTAATTTTAAGCAGTGGATTTTTCAACGCACAAGCATCTGAAGCCACTCAAGTCACTGCAAAAGCAACGTCGACTTATGCCAAAACCAAATATCCGATTGTATTTACTCACGGTATGGCAGGCTTTATACGTGTAGGAACGGATCAGTTTGGTCTAGATTACTGGTATCAAATTCTGCCTGATTTAGCACGTAATGGTGCAAATGTATGGGCAACTCGTGTTTCACCTTTTAATTTAACAGAAATTCGTGGTGAACAACTGCTTCAGCAAGTCGAAGATATTCGCGCTGTCACAGGTGCTGCTAAAGTGAACCTCATCGGGCATTCACATGGTGGACCTACGATTCGTTATGTGGCAGGGGTTAAACCACAATATGTTGCATCTTTAACCGGTGTGGGTGCAACCAATAAAGGCTCCCCTGTCTCAGATCTTATTCTAACCATTCGTGATATTGCACCTGTATTAGAAACGCCTGTAACAACAGTCGTAAATGGTCTGTCTAAAGCGATTACATGGGCTCAAGGATTAGATCCAAATAGCTATCCACATGATTCCTTGGCAAGTGCGAACAGCTTAAGTACACAAGGCTCAGCTCAATTCGCAAAACAATATCCTTTAGGGATGCCTACTACTCAATGTGGTGAAGGTAAGGCTTTAGACGGCGGCATCTATCACTATTCTTTTACTGGTGTAGGGACTGTGACCAATCTACTCGATGTAGACTCTATTTTAAAAGCAACCAGTCTTTTAATTGATGGTGGTCGAGATAATGATGGTTTAGTGCCATGTTGCAGCGCTAAATTCGGTAAAACCATTCGCGATAACTACAATTGGAATCACCTTGATGAAGTGAACCAAGTCCTAGGTCTAAAAGCACTCTTTGCTCCAGATCCTGTAGACGTCTACCGCCAACATGCCAATCGTTTGTAA
- the tnpA gene encoding IS66-like element accessory protein TnpA, with product MTTNHQTSIASLAKKRRTYSAEFKQQIVQACKAPNVLIASVALQHGLNTNLVSKWIRLIDGKPGNDRSPLPNKPAFIALSCSAPLDPTPTDMLTVQITLPHSKAEIGLKWQVSEISTLAELLKALAT from the coding sequence ATGACTACAAATCACCAGACATCCATCGCATCTCTTGCGAAAAAACGAAGAACATACAGTGCTGAATTTAAACAGCAGATCGTTCAGGCTTGTAAAGCACCGAACGTTTTAATTGCTTCGGTCGCTTTGCAACATGGATTGAATACAAATCTTGTATCCAAATGGATTCGCTTAATTGATGGTAAGCCAGGGAATGATCGCTCACCACTACCGAATAAACCTGCATTTATTGCCTTATCTTGCTCTGCACCATTAGATCCTACTCCTACTGACATGTTAACGGTTCAAATTACTTTACCCCACTCAAAAGCAGAAATTGGCTTGAAATGGCAAGTATCAGAAATATCTACTTTAGCAGAATTACTCAAGGCACTTGCAACATGA
- the tnpB gene encoding IS66 family insertion sequence element accessory protein TnpB (TnpB, as the term is used for proteins encoded by IS66 family insertion elements, is considered an accessory protein, since TnpC, encoded by a neighboring gene, is a DDE family transposase.): MIRIDEIWLSTQPLDMRAGMDTVMAQVVRAFGYIKPHCAYLFCNKRGHRMKVLVHDGLGIWLCARRLEQGKFHWAQVHQGESMAISPEQLQALIQGLPWQRIGRQQVVTML; this comes from the coding sequence ATGATCCGCATTGATGAAATCTGGCTTTCTACCCAACCTCTGGATATGCGAGCAGGGATGGATACTGTCATGGCTCAGGTGGTGAGAGCCTTTGGCTACATTAAACCGCATTGTGCTTACCTGTTCTGTAATAAACGTGGCCATCGCATGAAAGTGCTGGTACATGATGGACTGGGCATCTGGCTGTGTGCCCGGCGGCTGGAACAGGGAAAATTCCACTGGGCGCAGGTTCACCAGGGTGAAAGCATGGCGATCAGTCCGGAACAGTTACAAGCACTGATCCAGGGTTTACCTTGGCAGCGCATTGGACGACAGCAGGTGGTGACGATGCTTTAA
- the ltrA gene encoding group II intron reverse transcriptase/maturase, with protein sequence MNAAVSACAPSSTSWDSIDWIAVQRHVRGLQARIVKAVQDGRHNKAKALQWLLTHSFSGKALAVKRVSENKGKNTAGVDKVTWNTPKAKTGAMMSLKRRGYTPLPLRRVLIPKKNGKMRPLGIPTMKCRAMQALHLLALEPIAETIADRNSYGFRPQRSTADAAAQCFGVLSRKVSAEWVLEGDIQGCFDNISHDWMIANLPMDKVILRKWLKAGYVYQSKLFPSLSGTPQGGIISPVLANMTLDGLETMLAKRFSNAKWTGKKLQLVRYADDFIITGYSKEWLENEVRPAVVEFLAQRGLVLSQEKTKITHIGNGFDFLGWNVRKYNGKLLIKPSKANISAHLDKLRALINANKATRQATLIGLLNPILRGWANYHSHVVAKKVFNQVDNAVWEMLWRWAVRRHPRKTLRWVKDRYFKVQGARRWVFSCDEQSADGRKRQYTLVSASDTPIVRHIKIKAAANPHDPAWDEYFESRWGKRMLVSAKGRAKLYRVWLKQGGRCCACLKPVTKDTPWHSRHIVKLSHGGTDAVANLEIYHLYCPRNVQFANVNDV encoded by the coding sequence ATGAATGCAGCAGTATCAGCGTGTGCACCTTCCAGCACATCGTGGGACAGCATCGATTGGATTGCTGTACAGCGTCATGTCAGAGGGCTGCAAGCGCGTATTGTGAAGGCGGTACAAGACGGCAGGCATAACAAGGCGAAAGCTTTGCAATGGCTGCTGACTCACTCGTTTAGTGGCAAAGCATTGGCCGTCAAACGAGTGTCTGAAAACAAAGGCAAAAACACGGCTGGGGTCGACAAGGTGACTTGGAATACACCCAAGGCCAAGACCGGTGCGATGATGTCGTTGAAGAGGCGAGGTTACACGCCCCTTCCGCTTCGGAGAGTCCTTATTCCGAAGAAAAATGGCAAGATGAGACCTCTCGGGATACCCACGATGAAATGCCGGGCCATGCAGGCGCTCCATCTGCTGGCTTTGGAACCCATCGCGGAGACCATCGCTGATCGGAACTCTTATGGGTTCAGACCGCAACGCTCAACCGCGGATGCTGCAGCACAGTGCTTTGGTGTGCTGTCAAGAAAAGTAAGTGCGGAGTGGGTGCTAGAGGGTGACATTCAAGGCTGTTTCGACAATATCAGCCATGACTGGATGATCGCCAACCTCCCAATGGACAAGGTGATTCTACGGAAATGGCTCAAAGCCGGTTACGTCTACCAAAGCAAGCTGTTTCCCAGTCTTTCCGGAACACCGCAAGGAGGTATTATCTCCCCGGTGCTGGCCAACATGACCTTGGACGGACTGGAAACGATGCTGGCTAAGAGGTTCTCTAACGCCAAATGGACAGGCAAAAAGCTGCAACTGGTACGGTATGCGGATGATTTCATCATCACGGGGTATTCTAAAGAGTGGCTCGAAAATGAAGTTCGTCCTGCCGTGGTTGAATTTCTGGCGCAGCGCGGTCTCGTGCTCTCTCAGGAAAAGACCAAAATCACGCACATAGGGAACGGGTTCGATTTTCTTGGCTGGAACGTACGTAAGTACAACGGCAAGCTACTGATCAAGCCGTCAAAGGCAAACATCAGCGCTCACCTTGACAAGCTGCGAGCATTAATCAATGCAAATAAAGCGACACGACAGGCCACTTTGATCGGTTTGCTCAACCCGATTCTAAGGGGTTGGGCCAACTATCATAGTCATGTCGTTGCCAAGAAGGTTTTCAACCAGGTAGACAACGCAGTGTGGGAAATGCTCTGGCGATGGGCTGTACGTCGCCACCCTCGCAAGACACTCCGATGGGTCAAAGATCGGTATTTCAAAGTACAAGGAGCGCGTCGATGGGTGTTCTCATGTGATGAACAGTCCGCCGATGGTCGGAAGCGACAATACACATTAGTGTCTGCCTCGGACACGCCAATTGTGCGACATATCAAGATCAAGGCTGCTGCTAACCCTCATGACCCCGCATGGGATGAGTACTTCGAATCCCGATGGGGTAAAAGAATGCTGGTCTCCGCAAAGGGGCGAGCCAAGCTGTATCGGGTGTGGCTAAAACAAGGTGGTCGCTGCTGCGCCTGTCTTAAACCAGTCACCAAAGATACACCATGGCACAGCCGTCATATTGTGAAGCTAAGTCATGGTGGAACGGATGCAGTTGCTAATCTTGAGATTTACCATCTGTATTGTCCGAGGAATGTTCAGTTTGCCAATGTCAACGATGTATAA
- the rplS gene encoding 50S ribosomal protein L19 has translation MSGKHPLVQAVENAQLKQDIPAFAPGDTVVVQVKVKEGDRERLQAFEGVVIAKKNRGLNSAFTVRKISSGVGVERVFQTHSPIVAKIDVKRRGDVRRAKLYYLRELSGKAARIREKLPARKTSA, from the coding sequence ATGAGCGGTAAACATCCTTTAGTACAAGCTGTAGAAAATGCTCAGCTTAAACAAGACATCCCTGCTTTTGCTCCTGGTGACACAGTAGTTGTTCAAGTAAAAGTAAAAGAAGGCGACCGTGAACGTCTACAAGCGTTCGAAGGCGTTGTAATCGCTAAGAAAAACCGTGGTTTGAACTCTGCGTTCACAGTACGTAAAATTTCTAGCGGTGTTGGTGTTGAACGTGTTTTCCAAACTCACTCACCAATCGTTGCTAAAATCGATGTGAAACGTCGTGGTGACGTACGTCGTGCTAAACTTTACTACCTACGCGAATTGTCTGGTAAAGCTGCACGTATCCGTGAAAAATTACCAGCTCGTAAAACTTCAGCTTAA
- the trmD gene encoding tRNA (guanosine(37)-N1)-methyltransferase TrmD yields the protein MFFAVITLFPEMFEAITRFGISGRAAQRNLIQVHCINPRDYAEGNYKRVDERPFGGGPGMVMMAEPLAKAIHRAKELACEAGVTHVPVVYMSPQGKTLNEPAVQDFVKYDGLIVLCGRYEGVDERLIQKYVDQEWSIGDYVLSGGELPAMVLLDSIIRRLPGAMSDEQSHVQDSFVDGLLDCPQYTKPDHFEGLDVPEVLKSGHHANIEKWRFLQRYQRTLERRPELVEQVELTKKQKKWLKDLPEHKA from the coding sequence ATGTTTTTTGCAGTCATTACGCTTTTTCCTGAAATGTTTGAAGCGATTACACGTTTCGGTATTAGCGGGCGCGCAGCACAGCGTAACTTAATACAAGTGCATTGTATTAATCCTCGTGACTATGCTGAAGGGAATTACAAACGAGTGGATGAACGTCCATTTGGTGGTGGTCCCGGTATGGTGATGATGGCTGAGCCATTGGCAAAAGCAATCCACCGTGCCAAAGAGCTTGCTTGTGAAGCAGGTGTAACCCATGTTCCTGTGGTGTATATGTCACCGCAAGGCAAAACCTTAAATGAACCTGCAGTACAGGATTTCGTCAAATATGATGGATTGATTGTACTCTGTGGTCGTTATGAAGGTGTTGATGAACGCTTAATCCAAAAATACGTTGATCAGGAATGGTCAATCGGGGATTACGTGTTATCGGGTGGTGAGTTGCCTGCGATGGTGTTATTAGACAGTATTATTCGGAGACTTCCGGGTGCCATGTCTGATGAACAATCCCATGTGCAAGACTCCTTTGTGGATGGTCTTTTAGATTGCCCACAATATACCAAGCCAGATCATTTTGAAGGTTTGGATGTGCCTGAGGTACTTAAATCAGGTCACCATGCAAACATAGAAAAATGGCGGTTTTTGCAGCGTTATCAGCGTACACTTGAACGTCGACCTGAATTGGTTGAACAAGTCGAGCTGACTAAAAAGCAAAAAAAATGGCTAAAAGATTTGCCAGAACATAAAGCTTAA
- the rimM gene encoding ribosome maturation factor RimM (Essential for efficient processing of 16S rRNA), translating into MTPTQNVPEDRIQIGQLRSAYGLNGWLWVYSNTEPMSNIFDYLPWYIETKAGWQVADVKRWKPHGKGLVVSLKGVSDRTGADELVGANIWISKAQLPQPGVDEYYWSDLKGLTVLGLDDEEQEVNLGQIHELFETGANDVMVVRATSDSVDGEERMIPWHKDVVQRVDLEAGRIYVNWGVDY; encoded by the coding sequence ATGACACCAACACAGAATGTTCCCGAAGATCGTATTCAGATTGGACAGCTACGTTCAGCATATGGATTAAATGGGTGGCTCTGGGTTTATTCCAATACAGAACCTATGAGCAATATCTTTGACTACCTGCCTTGGTACATTGAGACTAAAGCAGGTTGGCAAGTAGCAGATGTAAAACGTTGGAAACCACATGGCAAAGGCCTGGTTGTTAGCTTAAAAGGTGTGAGCGATCGCACTGGAGCAGACGAACTGGTTGGCGCAAATATCTGGATTTCAAAAGCGCAACTGCCTCAACCGGGCGTGGACGAGTATTATTGGTCTGATTTAAAAGGTCTAACAGTGTTAGGTCTGGACGATGAAGAACAAGAAGTGAATCTCGGTCAAATCCATGAATTGTTTGAGACAGGTGCCAACGATGTGATGGTAGTTCGTGCAACTTCAGACAGCGTCGATGGCGAAGAACGCATGATTCCATGGCATAAAGATGTGGTACAACGCGTTGATCTCGAAGCGGGTCGTATTTACGTCAATTGGGGCGTAGACTACTAA
- the rpsP gene encoding 30S ribosomal protein S16 yields the protein MVVIRLARGGAKKRPFYQIIVTDSRNARDGRFIERIGFFNPTAQGKAEKLRLDADRFAHWVSQGAQPSERVASLAAQAKKAAAAA from the coding sequence ATGGTTGTTATTCGTCTTGCACGCGGTGGTGCTAAAAAACGTCCGTTCTATCAAATCATTGTGACTGATAGCCGTAATGCACGTGACGGTCGTTTCATCGAACGTATCGGTTTCTTCAACCCTACAGCTCAAGGTAAAGCAGAAAAACTTCGTTTAGACGCTGACCGTTTTGCTCACTGGGTTTCTCAAGGTGCTCAACCTTCTGAACGTGTTGCTTCTTTAGCTGCTCAAGCTAAAAAAGCTGCAGCTGCTGCGTAA